Proteins encoded by one window of Xiphophorus couchianus chromosome 13, X_couchianus-1.0, whole genome shotgun sequence:
- the dkc1 gene encoding H/ACA ribonucleoprotein complex subunit DKC1 — MADLEASAKKKKKSKKVLEESVGEIQQSGDFFIQPESIAPSLDTSQWPLLLKNFHKLNIRTAHYTPIPCGSNPLKRNITDYVKSGFINLDKPANPSSHEVVAWIRRILRVEKTGHSGTLDPKVTGCLIVCIDRATRLVKSQQSAGKEYVGIVRLHNAIESEHVLARALETLTGALFQRPPLIAAVKRQLRVRTIYESKLVEYDPERRLGIFWVSCEAGTYIRTLCVHLGLVLGVGGQMQELRRVRSGVMGEKDNLVTMHDVLDAQWQFDHNKDETYLRRVIFPLEKLLVSHKRLVMKDSAVNAICYGAKIMLPGVLRYEDGIEVNQDIVVITTKGEAICTAVALMTTAVISTCDHGVVAKIKRVIMERDTYPRKWGLGPKASQKKMMIQKGLLDKHGKPNGSTPQDWKDQYVDYSASGVAASGDASAKRKRESAESDGEPAQPSTPSAEDIKKEKKKKKKEKRAKLEEAEKTEEEPDTPVAEKPKKKKKKQKESEPAE; from the exons ATGGCGGACCTAGAAG cttcagcaaagaaaaagaagaagtcgAAGAAAGTTTTGGAAGAATCCGTTGGG GAGATCCAACAGAGTGGAGACTTCTTCATCCAGCCAGAGTCCATCGCTCCCTCCCTGGACACGTCACAGTGGCCCCTCCTACTGAAG aatTTCCACAAGTTGAATATCCGAACAGCTCATTACACGCCCATCCCGTGCGGCAGCAACCCTCTGAAGAGGAACATCACAGACTATGTCAA GTCGGGCTTCATCAACCTGGACAAACCGGCCAACCCGTCGTCTCACGAGGTGGTGGCGTGGATCCGGAGGATCCTGCGGGTGGAGAAGACCGGTCACAGCGGAACCCTTGACCCCAAGGTCACTGGCTGCCTGATCGTCTGCATAGACCGAGCCACGCGATTGGTCAAGTCCCAGCAGAGTGCCG GTAAGGAGTATGTGGGAATCGTCCGGCTGCACAACGCAATTGAGAGTGAGCACGTTCTGGCCCGG GCCCTGGAGACGCTGACCGGAGCGTTGTTCCAGCGTCCGCCGCTGATCGCTGCAGTGAAACGTCAGCTGAGAGTCCGGACCATCTATGAGAGCAAGCTGGTAGAGTACGACCCAGAGAGGAGGCTGG GCATCTTCTGGGTCAGCTGCGAGGCCGGGACCTACATCCGGACCCTGTGCGTCCACCTGGGGCTGGTGCTGGGCGTCGGGGGGCAGATGCAGGAGCTGCGGCGGGTCCGCTCCGGAGTCATGGGAGAGAAG GACAACCTGGTGACAATGCACGATGTTCTAGATGCCCAGTGGCAGTTCGACCACAACAAGGACGAGACGTACCTGAGGAGAGTCATCTTCCctctggagaagctgctggtgtcgcACAAGCGGCTGGTGATGAAGGACAGCGCG GTCAACGCCATCTGCTACGGCGCCAAGATCATGCTGCCCGGCGTGCTCCGCTACGAAGACGGCATCGAGGTCAACCAGGATATCGTTGTTATAACAACCAAGGGCGAGGCCATCTGCACAG CCGTGGCTCTAATGACCACAGCGGTGATCTCCACCTGTGACCACGGCGTTGTAGCCAAGATAAAGAGGGTGATCATGGAGCGGGACACGTACCCCAGGAAGTGGGGCCTGGGGCCCAAG GCGAGCCAGAAGAAGATGATGATTCAGAAGGGCCTCCTGGATAAACATGGTAAACCCAACGGCAGCACGCCTCAGGACTGGAAGGACCAGTATGTTGACTACAG cgCCTCCGGTGTGGCGGCCTCAGGCGACGCCTCTGCTAAG aggaagagagagtCAGCGGAGAGCGACGGTGAGCCGGCCCAGCCCAGCACGCCGTCTGCTGAGGAcataaagaaagagaagaagaaaaagaaaaaggagaaaagagcaAAACTAGAGGAGGCGGAAAAGACAGAGGAGGAGCCCGACACGCCG GTCGCCGAGAaacccaagaagaagaagaagaaacagaaggaGAGCGAGCCGGCGGAGTGA
- the dact1 gene encoding dapper homolog 1 isoform X2 has product MVSVLGELEYLRHRQQLLVLSALKEEVKEVKEARSDAQLSCEENILVLRKQLSCLRRDAGVISELHELDQQINELQLEPEPSHDQLETDSRPSSGFYELSDGASGSLSNSSHSVFSECFCSTADAEGYFLSTEELASCLEYDVLVGGFYDDSGSSGVVRRSLSAPHQASLEATSLAPTDSPSKNLCNFFPRNASDIYNYRSPSHAAAIQGSALLQVSGDGGQCRDEAGGECLKTETFPILGSVSGSLRPQGSTFQTHSSKHLEKYIFGLLQRRAQPIRANRPRTNISTDPLKSVVRQPSLCLRQVSGPCSGAGTLQKGSEIKSVFPTGETSAEVITISSSPRQSSLESKNEEKGTQCVSPDDTVIIKINKGDSNSNLQNNCSVTSRVKNTRTKRTISKTGKGSLSLSGASVPTLLTDNKVQRSPKCNSSDKETSQPCCPVDQEQIVKAVLTAKTQTGASKKLSKALQSCPSEENKSELVHSSAEPFAQNHEEDIRVVRRSHVGNGNLAKQHNGKHRKGNNRNVKITKVKSTNRTSTMLASERKEVPSEKKDKFCLNPNRVLQIDDESSNHVKVSNKGTSSGLKNISASTLLAGLPDKQARSTQICVRSGVLKQHHHGTYHSHLPHGREQVIVVAKPKYKWNDYRPLRAIKEVPCNGGNKHGQWRQRKKVVRNSAAKTYPTSGGQCSPYSNVAGSDSEYSAECVSLFHSTIVDTSEDDKSNYTTNCFGDSESSEEEYVEENTTTTDTEESGGGGPGGGVGGGTVRHRGQLRTARVTVGKLEMDPAQTKTFVKIKASYNLKRKILRFRSGSLKLMTTV; this is encoded by the exons ATGGTGTCGGTGCTGGGAGAGCTGGAGTACCTGCGGCACcggcagcagctgctggtccTGAGCGCCCtgaaggaggaggtgaaggaggtGAAGGAGGCGCGGAGCGATGCTCAGCTGAGCTGCGAGGAGAACATCCTGGTGCTGCGGAAACAGCTG AGCTGTCTGAGGAGGGACGCTGGAGTCATCAGCGAGTTACATGAGCTGGACCAGCAGATCAACGAGCTGCAACTGGAACCGGAGCCGTCACATGACCAACTGGAGACTGACAGCCGGCCCAGCTCAG GGTTCTATGAACTGAGTGACGGGGCCTCTGGCTCACTCTCCAACTCGTCTCACTCGGTCTTTAGCGAGTGCTTCTGTTCGACCGCCGACGCTGAAGGATACTTCCTGTCTACAG aggAGCTGGCCAGCTGTTTGGAGTATGACGTGCTGGTTGGAGGATTTTATGACGACTCGGGTTCCTCTGGCGTTGTCCGCCGCTCACTCTCAGCTCCTCACCAGGCTTCTCTGGAGGCTACGTCACTGGCTCCCACCGACTCCCCATCTAAAAATCTCTGCAATTTTTTCCCCAGAAATGCGAGCGACATTTACAACTACCGAAGCCCGTCGCACGCTGCGGCCATCCAAGGCTCTGCACTTCTGCAGGTTTCTGGTGACGGAGGTCAGTGCAGAGATGAAGCTGGTGGTGAATGTCtcaaaacagaaaccttcccCATACTCGGTTCTGTTTCAGGGTCTCTTAGACCTCAAGGCTCCACTTTCCAAACTCATTCCAGTAAACACCTAGAGAAGTACATCTTTGGTCTGCTGCAGCGGAGGGCCCAGCCCATTAGGGCCAACAGACCCAGGACCAACATCAGCACGGACCCCCTAAAGAGCGTCGTCCGTCAGCCCAGTCTCTGTTTGAGACAAGTATCTGGTCCCTGTTCTGGTGCTGGAACTCTGCAGAAAGggtctgaaataaaatctgtgttCCCTACTGGAGAAACCTCAGCAGAAGTCATTACCATCTCATCTTCTCCGAGGCAAAGCTCTTTAGAAAGCAAAAATGAAGAGAAGGGCACTCAGTGTGTTTCCCCTGATGATACAGTCatcataaaaatcaacaaaggTGACTCAAACTCCAACCTGCAGAACAATTGTTCTGTCACCAGTCGGGTCAAGAACACCAGGACAAAGAGAACCATTAGCAAGACAGGCAAAGGGTCACTTTCGCTCTCTGGTGCTTCTGTCCCAACTCTTCTCACAGATAACAAAGTTCAGAGAAGTCCAAAATGTAACTCATCAGACAAAGAGACGAGTCAGCCATGTTGCCCTGTTGACCAAGAGCAGATCGTCAAAGCAGTTCTAACAGCTAAAACACAGACTGGTGCTTCCAAGAAGCTCTCCAAGGCTCTACAAAGCTGCCCATCAGAGGAGAACAAGTCAGAGCTGGTCCACTCCAGTGCAGAACCTTTTGCTCAGAATCATGAGGAAGACATAAGAGTAGTAAGAAGAAGTCATGTGGGGAATGGCAACCTGGCCAAGCAGCATAACGGTAAACACCGCAAAGGCAACAACAGGAATGTTAAGATTACCAAAGTGAAGAGCACCAATAGAACATCCACCATGTTGGCTTCTGAGCGTAAGGAGGTGCcttcagagaaaaaagataAGTTCTGCCTTAACCCTAACAGGGTTCTTCAAATAGACGATGAAAGCTCCAACCATGTCAAGGTCTCCAACAAAGGAACTTCATCAGGCTTGAAAAACATCTCTGCATCCACTCTGTTAGCTGGACTCCCAGACAAGCAAGCAAGGTCAACACAAATCTGCGTGAGATCAGGAGTATTAAAGCAGCATCACCATGGAACCTACCATTCCCATCTTCCCCATGGTCGCGAACAGGTCATCGTTGTGGCCAAGCCAAAGTACAAGTGGAATGATTACCGGCCCCTGCGTGCCATCAAGGAAGTACCATGCAACGGTGGGAACAAACACGGCCAGTGGCGGCAGAGAAAGAAGGTAGTCAGAAACTCTGCAGCCAAAACATACCCCACCTCTGGGGGGCAGTGTAGCCCGTACTCCAATGTTGCAGGGAGTGACTCAGAGTATTCGGCCGAGTGTGTCTCACTCTTTCACTCCACCATTGTGGACACCAGCGAAGACGACAAGTCCAACTACACCACAAACTGCTTTGGGGACAGCGAGTCTAGTGAGGAGGAATATGTGGAGGAGAACACCACCACCACGGACACTGAGGAGAGCGGAGGAGGAGGCCCTGGAGGGGGTGTGGGGGGTGGGACAGTCAGGCACAGGGGGCAGCTGAGGACGGCTCGGGTCACAGTAGGGAAACTGGAAATGGACCCAGCTCAGACTAAGACCTTTGTTAAGATTAAGGCATCTTACAACCTGAAGAGGAAGATACTCAGATTCAGGTCGGGTTCACTCAAACTCATGACCACAGTGtga
- the dact1 gene encoding dapper homolog 1 isoform X1, whose translation MPLFAASRREGDGRCGRHRAPSDGERLRSVRERLELMVSVLGELEYLRHRQQLLVLSALKEEVKEVKEARSDAQLSCEENILVLRKQLSCLRRDAGVISELHELDQQINELQLEPEPSHDQLETDSRPSSGFYELSDGASGSLSNSSHSVFSECFCSTADAEGYFLSTEELASCLEYDVLVGGFYDDSGSSGVVRRSLSAPHQASLEATSLAPTDSPSKNLCNFFPRNASDIYNYRSPSHAAAIQGSALLQVSGDGGQCRDEAGGECLKTETFPILGSVSGSLRPQGSTFQTHSSKHLEKYIFGLLQRRAQPIRANRPRTNISTDPLKSVVRQPSLCLRQVSGPCSGAGTLQKGSEIKSVFPTGETSAEVITISSSPRQSSLESKNEEKGTQCVSPDDTVIIKINKGDSNSNLQNNCSVTSRVKNTRTKRTISKTGKGSLSLSGASVPTLLTDNKVQRSPKCNSSDKETSQPCCPVDQEQIVKAVLTAKTQTGASKKLSKALQSCPSEENKSELVHSSAEPFAQNHEEDIRVVRRSHVGNGNLAKQHNGKHRKGNNRNVKITKVKSTNRTSTMLASERKEVPSEKKDKFCLNPNRVLQIDDESSNHVKVSNKGTSSGLKNISASTLLAGLPDKQARSTQICVRSGVLKQHHHGTYHSHLPHGREQVIVVAKPKYKWNDYRPLRAIKEVPCNGGNKHGQWRQRKKVVRNSAAKTYPTSGGQCSPYSNVAGSDSEYSAECVSLFHSTIVDTSEDDKSNYTTNCFGDSESSEEEYVEENTTTTDTEESGGGGPGGGVGGGTVRHRGQLRTARVTVGKLEMDPAQTKTFVKIKASYNLKRKILRFRSGSLKLMTTV comes from the exons ATGCCGTTGTTTGCAGCCTCTAGGCGGGAGGGAGACGGCCGCTGCGGCCGGCACAGAGCGCCGTCAGACGGGGAGCGGCTGCGCTCCGTGCGGGAGCGGCTGGAGCTCATGGTGTCGGTGCTGGGAGAGCTGGAGTACCTGCGGCACcggcagcagctgctggtccTGAGCGCCCtgaaggaggaggtgaaggaggtGAAGGAGGCGCGGAGCGATGCTCAGCTGAGCTGCGAGGAGAACATCCTGGTGCTGCGGAAACAGCTG AGCTGTCTGAGGAGGGACGCTGGAGTCATCAGCGAGTTACATGAGCTGGACCAGCAGATCAACGAGCTGCAACTGGAACCGGAGCCGTCACATGACCAACTGGAGACTGACAGCCGGCCCAGCTCAG GGTTCTATGAACTGAGTGACGGGGCCTCTGGCTCACTCTCCAACTCGTCTCACTCGGTCTTTAGCGAGTGCTTCTGTTCGACCGCCGACGCTGAAGGATACTTCCTGTCTACAG aggAGCTGGCCAGCTGTTTGGAGTATGACGTGCTGGTTGGAGGATTTTATGACGACTCGGGTTCCTCTGGCGTTGTCCGCCGCTCACTCTCAGCTCCTCACCAGGCTTCTCTGGAGGCTACGTCACTGGCTCCCACCGACTCCCCATCTAAAAATCTCTGCAATTTTTTCCCCAGAAATGCGAGCGACATTTACAACTACCGAAGCCCGTCGCACGCTGCGGCCATCCAAGGCTCTGCACTTCTGCAGGTTTCTGGTGACGGAGGTCAGTGCAGAGATGAAGCTGGTGGTGAATGTCtcaaaacagaaaccttcccCATACTCGGTTCTGTTTCAGGGTCTCTTAGACCTCAAGGCTCCACTTTCCAAACTCATTCCAGTAAACACCTAGAGAAGTACATCTTTGGTCTGCTGCAGCGGAGGGCCCAGCCCATTAGGGCCAACAGACCCAGGACCAACATCAGCACGGACCCCCTAAAGAGCGTCGTCCGTCAGCCCAGTCTCTGTTTGAGACAAGTATCTGGTCCCTGTTCTGGTGCTGGAACTCTGCAGAAAGggtctgaaataaaatctgtgttCCCTACTGGAGAAACCTCAGCAGAAGTCATTACCATCTCATCTTCTCCGAGGCAAAGCTCTTTAGAAAGCAAAAATGAAGAGAAGGGCACTCAGTGTGTTTCCCCTGATGATACAGTCatcataaaaatcaacaaaggTGACTCAAACTCCAACCTGCAGAACAATTGTTCTGTCACCAGTCGGGTCAAGAACACCAGGACAAAGAGAACCATTAGCAAGACAGGCAAAGGGTCACTTTCGCTCTCTGGTGCTTCTGTCCCAACTCTTCTCACAGATAACAAAGTTCAGAGAAGTCCAAAATGTAACTCATCAGACAAAGAGACGAGTCAGCCATGTTGCCCTGTTGACCAAGAGCAGATCGTCAAAGCAGTTCTAACAGCTAAAACACAGACTGGTGCTTCCAAGAAGCTCTCCAAGGCTCTACAAAGCTGCCCATCAGAGGAGAACAAGTCAGAGCTGGTCCACTCCAGTGCAGAACCTTTTGCTCAGAATCATGAGGAAGACATAAGAGTAGTAAGAAGAAGTCATGTGGGGAATGGCAACCTGGCCAAGCAGCATAACGGTAAACACCGCAAAGGCAACAACAGGAATGTTAAGATTACCAAAGTGAAGAGCACCAATAGAACATCCACCATGTTGGCTTCTGAGCGTAAGGAGGTGCcttcagagaaaaaagataAGTTCTGCCTTAACCCTAACAGGGTTCTTCAAATAGACGATGAAAGCTCCAACCATGTCAAGGTCTCCAACAAAGGAACTTCATCAGGCTTGAAAAACATCTCTGCATCCACTCTGTTAGCTGGACTCCCAGACAAGCAAGCAAGGTCAACACAAATCTGCGTGAGATCAGGAGTATTAAAGCAGCATCACCATGGAACCTACCATTCCCATCTTCCCCATGGTCGCGAACAGGTCATCGTTGTGGCCAAGCCAAAGTACAAGTGGAATGATTACCGGCCCCTGCGTGCCATCAAGGAAGTACCATGCAACGGTGGGAACAAACACGGCCAGTGGCGGCAGAGAAAGAAGGTAGTCAGAAACTCTGCAGCCAAAACATACCCCACCTCTGGGGGGCAGTGTAGCCCGTACTCCAATGTTGCAGGGAGTGACTCAGAGTATTCGGCCGAGTGTGTCTCACTCTTTCACTCCACCATTGTGGACACCAGCGAAGACGACAAGTCCAACTACACCACAAACTGCTTTGGGGACAGCGAGTCTAGTGAGGAGGAATATGTGGAGGAGAACACCACCACCACGGACACTGAGGAGAGCGGAGGAGGAGGCCCTGGAGGGGGTGTGGGGGGTGGGACAGTCAGGCACAGGGGGCAGCTGAGGACGGCTCGGGTCACAGTAGGGAAACTGGAAATGGACCCAGCTCAGACTAAGACCTTTGTTAAGATTAAGGCATCTTACAACCTGAAGAGGAAGATACTCAGATTCAGGTCGGGTTCACTCAAACTCATGACCACAGTGtga